A genomic region of Clarias gariepinus isolate MV-2021 ecotype Netherlands chromosome 23, CGAR_prim_01v2, whole genome shotgun sequence contains the following coding sequences:
- the hp1bp3 gene encoding heterochromatin protein 1-binding protein 3 isoform X2, translated as MPIRRSAAAPPKEDTPPAPAPEPEAKTNSGESTSAEEESKEPAAAPEGEEKAATGEKSTEKAPEDGKTGEDGETAEGEKSEKQSGADEQGKKKKKKDAAKKAEEKEGGEEKNKKVKRKIPAWATMSASKLACAPKSLSVSQPKVEEILLDAIQNCKERSGASIFTIMKYVTKKYSSMEMDKRTKSQYKRAMKKLVEKGVVKQLKGKGFSGSFTIGKLPTESNSKKNSTSSLSGTKGGTLGEALPLIMTRLCEPKEASYILIKKYLEQHFPQLNVESRPDVLKNCLQRSVEKGYLEQITGKGASGTFQLKKSGNKVLLGGGLLEDAIVAAITAMNEPKCCSISVLRKFLVENHQDKTAYFIVANLKRTLQRCKMMGWMEQITGHGLSGSYQLSYPFYPSPDMLFPEMMEKIKQKEKDKLQRQKRRREESSDEEDEDDDDDEDDEEEEEEESEDEEPPPRKRSQKRPAPRKRQPPPRKKPKTTSRKPAPAKRPTASAKKTSASDSKTASKKIPPPAKATPVKKAAPARKPKTPIAKKMTSRVSKRPTPKKAPAKKQETSSESKSAARKSLRARK; from the exons ATGCCGATTCGCCGTTCAGCTGCGGCTCCTCCTAAAGAGGACACGCCTCCAGCACCGGCACCTGAGCCAG AGGCCAAAACAAACTCTGGTGAGTCCACCTCTGCAGAGGAGGAGTCAAAGGAACCTGCAGCAGCCCCAGAGGGAGAGGAAAAGGCAGCCACAGGAGAGAAGTCCACTGAAAAAGCTCCAGAAGACGGAAAGACTGGAGAGGATGGAGAAACTGCGGAGGGGGAGAAATCCGAAAAGCAAAGCGGAGCAGATGAGcaggggaagaagaagaaaaagaaggatgCTGCAAAGAAAGCAGA GGAGAAGGAAGGAGGTGAggagaagaataaaaaagtaaaaaggaaaaTCCCTGCTTGGGCCACGATGTCCGCCAGCAAACTTGCCTGTGCCCCAAAAAGCCTTTCTGTGTCTCAGCCCAAAGTGGAAGAAATCCTCCTTGATGCTATTCAG AACTGTAAAGAACGATCTGGTGCTTCTATCTTCACCATCATGAAATACGTAACCAAGAAATATTCCTCCATGGAAATGGACAAAAGGACGAAAAGCCAGTACAAGCGGGCGATGAAGAAGCTGGTGGAAAAAGGAGTAGTCAAGCAG CTAAAAGGAAAAGGATTCTCAGGGAGTTTCACCATCGGGAAGCTCCCTACTGAGTCCAACTCGAAGAAG AACTCAACCTCAAGCTTGTCAGGAACGAAGGGTGGGACACTGGGCGAGGCTCTTCCGCTGATCATGACTCGCCTCTGTGAACCCAAGGAGGCTTCGTACATCCTCATCAAAAAATACCTGGAGCAGCATTTCCCCCAGCTCAACGTAGAGAGCAG GCCTGATGTGCTTAAGAACTGCCTGCAAAGGTCTGTGGAAAAGGGATACTTGGAGCAGATCACCGGGAAAGGCGCCTCAGGAACCTTCCAG ctGAAGAAATCTGGGAATAAGGTCCTTCTGGGCGGTGGGCTCCTAGAGGATGCGATTGTCGCTGCGATCACCGCCATGAATGAGCCCAAGTGCTGCAGCATAAGCGTGCTGCGCAAGTTCCTAGTAGAGAACCACCAAGACAAGACGGCTTATTTCATCG TGGCAAACCTGAAGAGAACGCTGCAGAGGTGTAAGATGATGGGCTGGATGGAGCAGATCACTGGTCACGGGCTCAGCGGGTCATACCAGCTCAGCTACCCCTTTTACCCGAG TCCAGACATGCTGTTTCCagaaatgatggaaaaaatcaaacagaaagagaaagataagCTCCAACGGCaaaagaggaggagagaggagtCGTCCGATGAagaagatgaggatgatgatgatgatgaagatgatgaagaagaagaagaagaggagtcGGAGGATGAGGAGCCTCCTCCTCGTAAGAG GAGTCAGAAGCGGCCCGCGCCCAGAAAGCGCCAACCTCCACCCAGAAAAAAACCCAAGACTACCAGCAGAAAGCCTGCTCCTGCCAAGAGACCGACAGCTTCAGCTAAGAAAACCTCAGCCTCTGATAGCAAAACAGCTTCCAAGAAGATACCTCCACCTGCTAAAGCCACGCCTGTCAAGAAAGCAGCTCCAGCCCGAAAACCTAAAACGCCCATCGCCAAGAAGATGACAAGCCGAGTGTCCAAGCGACCAACGCCCAAGAAGGCACCAGCCAAGAAGCAGGAAACCTCATCCGAGTCTAAATCTGCTGCTCGAAAGTCTCTCAGGGCCAGGAAGTGA
- the hp1bp3 gene encoding heterochromatin protein 1-binding protein 3 isoform X1 translates to MPIRRSAAAPPKEDTPPAPAPEPEAKTNSGESTSAEEESKEPAAAPEGEEKAATGEKSTEKAPEDGKTGEDGETAEGEKSEKQSGADEQGKKKKKKDAAKKAEEKEGGEEKNKKVKRKIPAWATMSASKLACAPKSLSVSQPKVEEILLDAIQNCKERSGASIFTIMKYVTKKYSSMEMDKRTKSQYKRAMKKLVEKGVVKQLKGKGFSGSFTIGKLPTESNSKKKNSTSSLSGTKGGTLGEALPLIMTRLCEPKEASYILIKKYLEQHFPQLNVESRPDVLKNCLQRSVEKGYLEQITGKGASGTFQLKKSGNKVLLGGGLLEDAIVAAITAMNEPKCCSISVLRKFLVENHQDKTAYFIVANLKRTLQRCKMMGWMEQITGHGLSGSYQLSYPFYPSPDMLFPEMMEKIKQKEKDKLQRQKRRREESSDEEDEDDDDDEDDEEEEEEESEDEEPPPRKRSQKRPAPRKRQPPPRKKPKTTSRKPAPAKRPTASAKKTSASDSKTASKKIPPPAKATPVKKAAPARKPKTPIAKKMTSRVSKRPTPKKAPAKKQETSSESKSAARKSLRARK, encoded by the exons ATGCCGATTCGCCGTTCAGCTGCGGCTCCTCCTAAAGAGGACACGCCTCCAGCACCGGCACCTGAGCCAG AGGCCAAAACAAACTCTGGTGAGTCCACCTCTGCAGAGGAGGAGTCAAAGGAACCTGCAGCAGCCCCAGAGGGAGAGGAAAAGGCAGCCACAGGAGAGAAGTCCACTGAAAAAGCTCCAGAAGACGGAAAGACTGGAGAGGATGGAGAAACTGCGGAGGGGGAGAAATCCGAAAAGCAAAGCGGAGCAGATGAGcaggggaagaagaagaaaaagaaggatgCTGCAAAGAAAGCAGA GGAGAAGGAAGGAGGTGAggagaagaataaaaaagtaaaaaggaaaaTCCCTGCTTGGGCCACGATGTCCGCCAGCAAACTTGCCTGTGCCCCAAAAAGCCTTTCTGTGTCTCAGCCCAAAGTGGAAGAAATCCTCCTTGATGCTATTCAG AACTGTAAAGAACGATCTGGTGCTTCTATCTTCACCATCATGAAATACGTAACCAAGAAATATTCCTCCATGGAAATGGACAAAAGGACGAAAAGCCAGTACAAGCGGGCGATGAAGAAGCTGGTGGAAAAAGGAGTAGTCAAGCAG CTAAAAGGAAAAGGATTCTCAGGGAGTTTCACCATCGGGAAGCTCCCTACTGAGTCCAACTCGAAGAAG AAGAACTCAACCTCAAGCTTGTCAGGAACGAAGGGTGGGACACTGGGCGAGGCTCTTCCGCTGATCATGACTCGCCTCTGTGAACCCAAGGAGGCTTCGTACATCCTCATCAAAAAATACCTGGAGCAGCATTTCCCCCAGCTCAACGTAGAGAGCAG GCCTGATGTGCTTAAGAACTGCCTGCAAAGGTCTGTGGAAAAGGGATACTTGGAGCAGATCACCGGGAAAGGCGCCTCAGGAACCTTCCAG ctGAAGAAATCTGGGAATAAGGTCCTTCTGGGCGGTGGGCTCCTAGAGGATGCGATTGTCGCTGCGATCACCGCCATGAATGAGCCCAAGTGCTGCAGCATAAGCGTGCTGCGCAAGTTCCTAGTAGAGAACCACCAAGACAAGACGGCTTATTTCATCG TGGCAAACCTGAAGAGAACGCTGCAGAGGTGTAAGATGATGGGCTGGATGGAGCAGATCACTGGTCACGGGCTCAGCGGGTCATACCAGCTCAGCTACCCCTTTTACCCGAG TCCAGACATGCTGTTTCCagaaatgatggaaaaaatcaaacagaaagagaaagataagCTCCAACGGCaaaagaggaggagagaggagtCGTCCGATGAagaagatgaggatgatgatgatgatgaagatgatgaagaagaagaagaagaggagtcGGAGGATGAGGAGCCTCCTCCTCGTAAGAG GAGTCAGAAGCGGCCCGCGCCCAGAAAGCGCCAACCTCCACCCAGAAAAAAACCCAAGACTACCAGCAGAAAGCCTGCTCCTGCCAAGAGACCGACAGCTTCAGCTAAGAAAACCTCAGCCTCTGATAGCAAAACAGCTTCCAAGAAGATACCTCCACCTGCTAAAGCCACGCCTGTCAAGAAAGCAGCTCCAGCCCGAAAACCTAAAACGCCCATCGCCAAGAAGATGACAAGCCGAGTGTCCAAGCGACCAACGCCCAAGAAGGCACCAGCCAAGAAGCAGGAAACCTCATCCGAGTCTAAATCTGCTGCTCGAAAGTCTCTCAGGGCCAGGAAGTGA